The genomic window GCGCATCGCCCAGGCGCAGCGCGATGGCCCGTGCGGCGGCGGGGTTCTCGCGGCGCAGGAAGTCGCGCACCGCCGCATCCCGCACATAGGCGGTGTGGAGGCGGTCCAGCAGCGCGCTGTCCACGGCCTGCGTGGTCTCGGCGAAGGCCACCAGCCGGTCCACCGTCTCGGCCAGTTCGGAGGCGCCACGCGGGCCGTGGCGCATCTGGCCGGCAATGAAGCGCGGGTCCACGGCACGTCCGAGCACGAGACGCCGCAGCGCCTCTTCCAACCCGCGCGCATGCGGGCGGGCGGGGTCGGTGGTGTCGAGCGTGATCAGCGCGGGCATGGCCCCCAATACCGCCGCCGCGGCCGCGAAGCCGCCGAGGTGCGCGACATCGGCGCCGCCCTGCAACAGGTCCCGCGCCGGATCGTCGCCCGGGTGCAGCAGGGCGTCCGCCTGCGCCACGCGCGCGGCGAAGCCGGCATCGGGCACGGCCTCGCCGCCCGGCCCGCCATAGCGGTGCGAGGCGGCGGCGAGATAGGCGCGGCCCAGCTCCTCGCGCGCGGTCCAGTCGCGGGAGGAAAGCGCCTCCTCCACACCCGCCCCATAGGCGCCGGGGGCCGCGCCGAAGATGCGCGCGAGCGGCTCGCCCGCGCGGCGCGCGGCGGCCAGCGGGTTTTCCTCCTCCGTCTCGTCGCGCGCGGCGACGGCGCGGATCGCAGCATCCAGCAGCGCGATCTGCGCCGGAAACAGGTCGCGGAACAGGCCGGAGATGCGCCAGGTCACGTCCACACGCGCGCGGCCCAGCACGGCGGGGGGCTGCACCTCGATGCCGGTGACGCGGCCCGTCGCCGCCTCCCAAACGGGCGTGCAGCCCAGCAGGGCGAGGCCCTGCGCGATCTCTTCGCCCCCCGTCCGCAGGGTGGCGCTGCCCCAGAGGTCCAGCACCAGGCGGCGCGGCATCTCGCCATGCTCCTGCGCGTAGAGGCGCAACGCCTCGGCGGCCGCCAGCCGCCCGAGTTCCATGGCGGTCGGCGTGGGCAGGCCGCGCGGGTCGGTGGTGGCGAGGTTGCGGCCCGTGGGCATCACGTCGCGCCGGCCGCGCGCGGGGGCGCCGGCTGGGCCGGGCGGGATGTGTCGCGCATCGAGGGCCGCCAGCAGGCCTGCGCGTTCGGACTCCGCGCAGGCCTGCTGCTCGGGCCCGGCGCCGGGGGCGGCGCGGCCATAGATGTGCAGCCCATCCTGCAATGCCAGTTCCTTCACATCGCACATCCAGGCGTCCAGGGCGCGCAGACGTTCGTCGCTGTCCTCGGGCAGGGCGGGCAGGCTGGGCACATCCGCGGCGCGCTGTTGGATGAGCTGCGCCAGGCGCTGGCGCCGCCGGCGGTCCAGCCCGTCGGCGGCGGCGAATTCGTCGAGCAGCCGGTCGAGCTCATGCAGTTCCGGCGCCAGGGCTGGCGTGGTCAGCGGCGGGGGCAGGTGGCCCAGCGTCACGGCGGCGATGCGGCGCTTGGCCTGGGCCGCCTCGCCCGGGTTGCTGACGAGGAAGGGATAGACCACGGGCAGCGCGCCCAGCACGCGCTCGGGGAAGCAATCGGCCGTGAGTGCCACCGCCTTGCCGGGCAGCCATTCCAGCGTGCCATGGGCGCCCATGTGGACCACCGCGTGGACGTCGCGCGCGCGGCGCAGCCAGAGGCCGAAGGCGCGCAGCGCGTGGCGCGGCGGCAAGGCGGGGTCGTGATAGGTGGCGCGGCGCTCGGCGGCGCGGCCACGGTCGGGGGCGACGGCCAGCAGGATGTTGCCGCACTCCACGGCGCGGAACCGGAAGGCGCCGGCCACGGCGTCCGGGTCTTCCTCGGGCGCACCCCAGGCGGCGTCGGGCGGCGCGGCGTAGTCCGCCAGTGGCCAGCTGGCGGAAGGCTCGGCCAGGGCGTCGAGCAGGGCGCGCGGCGAGGCGGGCGGCGAGCCCGTGTCGTAGCCGGCGGCGCGCAAATCCTCCAGCAGCGCCAGCACGCTGGCCGGCACGTCCAGCCCCACCGCATAGCCCGTGCGGCCCCCGGCGCCCGGATAGTCGGGCAGCAGCACGGCGAGGCGACGTTGCGCGGGCGGCGTTTCGCGCAGCCGCAGCAGCGCCATGACGCGCGCGGCCAGCTGCGCCACGCGGTCGGGCTCGGCGCGATTCACCTGGCGGGTGAAGCCCAGTTCCGGTGCGCTGGGGGCGGCGTCCTTGAAGCCGATGGCGCCGCCCAGCACGCGCCCGTCCAGCTCCGGCAGCACCACATGCATGGCAAGGTCCGCGGCACCCAGCCCGCGCGCACCGCCTTCCCAGGCCGTGCGCGCGGTCGTGGCGATGACGGCCTGGATGACCGGTGCGCCGCAGGCGGCCAGCACCGGCTCCGCCTGCCCTTCCGCGAAGGCGGTGCAGGAGACGATCAAGGCGGGGCTGAGGCGCGACAGTTCGGCCCGCAGGAAGGCCACCGAATGCGGCTCCTTCAGGCTGGCCACGAAGATGGGCACGGGGGCCACGCCCTGCGCGGCCAGCGCCTCGGCCAGCGCCGTGACGGGCGCCATGTCCTCCGCGAGCCGCATGGACCGGTAGAAGATGATGGGCACCGCAGGCCGCGTGCCGTCGGGCGCGGGCCATTCCGCGCAGAAGCCGGCGGGCGGCAGGGCCTGGGCGGGGGCGGCCTCCAGCGCCACGCCGCAATGCGCCGCCATGCGCCGCAGCACGCCGCGCAGCGCCGCCACCCCGCCGGCGCGGAAGCCCTCCAGCAGCGCCGCGCATTCTTCCGCCGGCAAAGTGGAGAGGGCGGGCAGGCGTGGATCGGCGCGGTCCTCGCCGGGCAGAACCGCGAGCGTGATGCCGCGTGCGCGGCAGAACCCGGCCAGCTGCTCGGCGCCATAGCGCCACCAGTCCAGCCCCCCCAGCAGCCGCAGCACGATGATGCGGGCCCCCACCGCCGTGCGGTCCAGCCAGAGGTCCACCGACATGGGGTGGCGCAATTCCCGCAGCGGCACCAGGCGCAGCGCGGGCAGGATGTCGCGCTCCGCCTCCCAGGCCGCGGCGAGGCCCGCCAGGTCGCTGTCAGTGAAGCTGAGCACCGCCATGGGCGCGGGCGGCTGGCGGAGGTCAACGGGCTCCGTCTGCTCGTCCAGCGTCGCGGTGGAGGTGTTCAGCAGGTGCATGGCATCAGGGCGCGGCGAGCGCCTCCGCCACCGCCGCGGCGTCGAAGCCATGCAGGCCCAGCACGACCAGCTGGCCAGAACGCGCCTCGCCCGGCGCCCAGGCGCGATCGAAATGATGGCCGACACGCTGGCCCACCGCCTGCACCAGCAGCCGCATCGGCTTGCCGGCAACGGCGGCGAAGCCCTTGGCGCGCAGCACGCCGGGCACGGCGCAGGCGGCGGCGACGCGCTGTGCCAGGGCGGTGGCATCGGTCACTTCGGGCAGCGGCAGGACCACGGAGGCGAAATCCTCGTGGTCGTGGTCCTCCTCATTGTCGTGATGGGTGCGGCGGGCCTCGATCTCGGCCTCGGTGGCGAGGCCCAGGCCCAGCAGCAGCGCCGGCGAGATGCGGCCAGACTGTGCCTCCAGCACGCCAATGGGCCGCGGCAGGGCGGCGCCCAGCGCGGCGCGGGCGCGGGCCAGCCCGGCCTCGTCCAGCAGGTCGGCCTTGGTCAGCACGATCAAATCGGCGCAGGCCACCTGGTCCTCGAAGACCTCCTCCACCGGGTCGTCATGGTCGAGCGAGGGGTCGGCGGCGCGCTGGGCGGCCAGCGCCGCCTCGTCATGCGCGACGCGCCCCTCGGCCAGTGCGGCGCCATCCACCACCGCCACCACGCCATCCACCGTCACCCGGCCCTTGATGGCGGGCCAATGGAAGGCCTGCACCAGCGGCTTGGGCAGAGCGAGGCCCGAGGTCTCGATCAGGATGTGGTCGGGCCGCGGCTCGCGGGCCAGCAGCGCGTCCAGCGTGGGCACGAAGTCATCGGCCACGGTGCAGCAGATGCAGCCATTGGCGAGTTCCACGATATCGGCCTCGGCGCAGGCCTCGACGCCGCAGCCGCGGAGGATTTCGGCGTCCATACCGATGTCGCCGAATTCGTTCACGATGACGGCCAACCGCCGCCCGCCCGGGTTCTCCAGCAGATGCCGGATCAGCGTGGTCTTCCCCGCGCCGAGGAAGCCCGTGACGA from Roseococcus microcysteis includes these protein-coding regions:
- the cobN gene encoding cobaltochelatase subunit CobN, which encodes MHLLNTSTATLDEQTEPVDLRQPPAPMAVLSFTDSDLAGLAAAWEAERDILPALRLVPLRELRHPMSVDLWLDRTAVGARIIVLRLLGGLDWWRYGAEQLAGFCRARGITLAVLPGEDRADPRLPALSTLPAEECAALLEGFRAGGVAALRGVLRRMAAHCGVALEAAPAQALPPAGFCAEWPAPDGTRPAVPIIFYRSMRLAEDMAPVTALAEALAAQGVAPVPIFVASLKEPHSVAFLRAELSRLSPALIVSCTAFAEGQAEPVLAACGAPVIQAVIATTARTAWEGGARGLGAADLAMHVVLPELDGRVLGGAIGFKDAAPSAPELGFTRQVNRAEPDRVAQLAARVMALLRLRETPPAQRRLAVLLPDYPGAGGRTGYAVGLDVPASVLALLEDLRAAGYDTGSPPASPRALLDALAEPSASWPLADYAAPPDAAWGAPEEDPDAVAGAFRFRAVECGNILLAVAPDRGRAAERRATYHDPALPPRHALRAFGLWLRRARDVHAVVHMGAHGTLEWLPGKAVALTADCFPERVLGALPVVYPFLVSNPGEAAQAKRRIAAVTLGHLPPPLTTPALAPELHELDRLLDEFAAADGLDRRRRQRLAQLIQQRAADVPSLPALPEDSDERLRALDAWMCDVKELALQDGLHIYGRAAPGAGPEQQACAESERAGLLAALDARHIPPGPAGAPARGRRDVMPTGRNLATTDPRGLPTPTAMELGRLAAAEALRLYAQEHGEMPRRLVLDLWGSATLRTGGEEIAQGLALLGCTPVWEAATGRVTGIEVQPPAVLGRARVDVTWRISGLFRDLFPAQIALLDAAIRAVAARDETEEENPLAAARRAGEPLARIFGAAPGAYGAGVEEALSSRDWTAREELGRAYLAAASHRYGGPGGEAVPDAGFAARVAQADALLHPGDDPARDLLQGGADVAHLGGFAAAAAVLGAMPALITLDTTDPARPHARGLEEALRRLVLGRAVDPRFIAGQMRHGPRGASELAETVDRLVAFAETTQAVDSALLDRLHTAYVRDAAVRDFLRRENPAAARAIALRLGDALRRGLWHPRRNATPAELALLTEPA
- the cobW gene encoding cobalamin biosynthesis protein CobW, translating into MSTSLDKTPCTIVTGFLGAGKTTLIRHLLENPGGRRLAVIVNEFGDIGMDAEILRGCGVEACAEADIVELANGCICCTVADDFVPTLDALLAREPRPDHILIETSGLALPKPLVQAFHWPAIKGRVTVDGVVAVVDGAALAEGRVAHDEAALAAQRAADPSLDHDDPVEEVFEDQVACADLIVLTKADLLDEAGLARARAALGAALPRPIGVLEAQSGRISPALLLGLGLATEAEIEARRTHHDNEEDHDHEDFASVVLPLPEVTDATALAQRVAAACAVPGVLRAKGFAAVAGKPMRLLVQAVGQRVGHHFDRAWAPGEARSGQLVVLGLHGFDAAAVAEALAAP